The Nitrosopumilus cobalaminigenes genome contains a region encoding:
- a CDS encoding ribosome biogenesis/translation initiation ATPase RLI: MTHRVAVLDQDLCQPQKCGLECIKYCPVNKSGSECVTINEESKKAQIDEDICNGCGICVKVCPFDAITIVNLASELATDKIHQYGMNSFRLYKLPTPKKGEVVGLLGRNGMGKSTVVNILSGNLKPNLGRYENPPEWDEILKHYSGTELKQHFEKIKQNQIRASIKPQQVHHIAQAFDGTGKELLDKYDERGVSRELIKELGLENSMEQSLKELSGGELQRIAVAASASKDTEFYFFDEPSSYNDVFQRTGVARVIQNLAKIGKSVMVVEHDLTLLDFLSDYIEVLYGEPTAYGIVSNILSTKIGINVFLDGYLPTENVRFRDKKFSMDVSSSTTDIFQEGSDIVSYPKLVKKYPSFSVEIEPGRVRKGEVVGIMGANALGKTTMMKMIAGVEKPDSGSVDKKIKIAYKPQYLQNDLDVEVISVLDKANGDPVEGSMEEEQILDPLKIKKLYNKSIKNLSGGELQKIAVASCLLQKVDLYALDEPSAFLDVEDRIAVAKFLQKFVRSFGKSAIIIDHDLQLMDLVSDTMVIFEGESGAAGKATSPMPKADAMNRFLKSLDMSFRRDEKSLRPRVNKLESRLDKDQKTTGNFYYKH; encoded by the coding sequence ATGACTCATAGAGTAGCCGTTTTAGATCAAGATCTGTGTCAACCACAAAAATGTGGCCTAGAGTGTATCAAATACTGTCCAGTCAATAAATCAGGCTCAGAATGTGTTACTATCAACGAAGAGTCAAAGAAAGCCCAGATTGATGAAGACATTTGTAATGGTTGTGGAATTTGTGTCAAAGTATGTCCATTTGATGCAATTACAATTGTGAATCTAGCAAGTGAATTAGCTACTGACAAAATTCATCAATATGGAATGAACTCATTTAGACTTTACAAATTGCCTACACCAAAGAAAGGTGAAGTTGTAGGATTATTAGGAAGAAATGGAATGGGTAAAAGTACTGTTGTAAATATTCTGTCAGGGAATCTTAAACCAAATTTGGGCAGATATGAAAATCCTCCTGAATGGGATGAAATTTTAAAACATTATAGTGGAACTGAATTAAAACAACATTTTGAAAAAATTAAACAAAATCAAATTCGTGCATCAATTAAACCACAACAAGTCCATCATATTGCTCAAGCATTTGATGGTACCGGAAAAGAACTTCTTGACAAATATGATGAACGAGGAGTTTCAAGAGAACTAATCAAAGAATTAGGATTAGAAAATTCAATGGAACAGAGTTTGAAGGAATTAAGTGGTGGTGAATTACAAAGAATTGCAGTTGCTGCATCTGCATCAAAAGATACAGAATTTTATTTTTTCGATGAACCATCATCTTACAACGATGTTTTTCAAAGAACAGGAGTTGCACGAGTTATACAAAATTTAGCAAAGATAGGAAAAAGTGTGATGGTAGTAGAACATGATTTAACATTATTAGATTTTCTAAGTGATTACATAGAGGTATTGTATGGTGAACCAACAGCATATGGAATTGTTTCAAATATTTTATCAACCAAAATTGGAATCAATGTGTTTTTAGATGGATATTTACCAACTGAAAATGTAAGATTTAGAGATAAGAAATTTTCAATGGACGTATCATCTTCAACTACAGACATTTTCCAAGAAGGTAGCGATATTGTTTCATATCCAAAATTAGTAAAAAAATATCCTTCATTTTCAGTAGAAATTGAGCCTGGAAGGGTAAGAAAAGGAGAGGTTGTGGGTATAATGGGTGCAAATGCACTAGGTAAAACTACAATGATGAAAATGATAGCTGGTGTTGAAAAACCAGATTCTGGTAGTGTGGATAAAAAAATTAAGATTGCTTACAAACCGCAATATCTTCAAAATGATCTTGACGTGGAAGTAATTTCAGTTCTAGATAAAGCAAATGGAGATCCAGTAGAAGGAAGTATGGAAGAAGAACAAATTCTTGATCCATTAAAAATTAAAAAACTCTACAATAAATCTATCAAAAATCTTTCCGGAGGAGAACTTCAAAAAATAGCAGTTGCATCATGCCTGTTACAAAAAGTTGATTTGTATGCATTAGATGAACCTTCAGCATTTTTGGATGTAGAGGATAGAATTGCAGTTGCAAAGTTCTTACAAAAATTTGTTCGCTCTTTTGGAAAATCCGCAATCATAATTGATCATGATTTACAATTAATGGATTTAGTTTCAGACACAATGGTAATATTTGAAGGAGAGTCGGGTGCTGCAGGTAAAGCAACATCACCAATGCCAAAGGCTGATGCCATGAACAGATTTCTAAAATCACTAGACATGTCGTTTAGAAGAGATGAAAAAAGTCTAAGACCACGTGTAAATAAATTAGAAAGTAGATTAGATAAGGATCAAAAAACAACTGGAAACTTCTATTACAAGCATTGA
- a CDS encoding leucyl aminopeptidase — MKIKTQSSTKKKTSLLCGFVLENSNKVLGLPKFDTKTTLAINQSLKDMEGKLGKLSLVPIPGKPIQRVLLAGIGKKENLTKDTIRFVSGKIAQKARELKLSEFSIISPPSFVIEPISSVSQIIEGAKMALYKFEKFKTEKIETSPNLTIIVSKSNKISKAIKTAEIVADGVIFTKNIANLPPNECTPTTLANFAKSMSKKNKMKCNIISEPELKKRGFGGISAVGQGSSNHPKLIILEHNGGRKNDKPTVLVGKAVTFDTGGISLKPGAAMDEMKFDKCGGCTVLGIMKSISELKLPINVVGIVPSVENMPGGESYRPGDIIKLYSGKTAEILNTDAEGRLILADALSYGEKHYSPKAIIDFATLTGACIVALGTNVAAIISNDEKLTKKINDSSKRTTEEVWELPLNQDYMDMIKSDVADMKNVGIGRAAGTITAAAFLKNAIEKTPWTHIDIAGVAWTQGATKEKSYNPKGATGFGVRLILDYLQNL; from the coding sequence ATGAAAATTAAAACTCAAAGTTCTACAAAAAAGAAAACGAGTCTTCTGTGTGGATTTGTATTAGAAAATTCAAACAAAGTTCTAGGATTACCAAAATTTGACACTAAAACTACATTGGCAATTAACCAGTCTCTAAAAGATATGGAAGGGAAATTAGGAAAACTTAGTCTAGTTCCAATACCTGGAAAACCCATACAAAGAGTCCTGCTTGCAGGCATAGGAAAAAAAGAAAATCTAACAAAAGATACCATTAGATTTGTCTCAGGAAAAATTGCTCAAAAAGCAAGGGAGTTAAAACTATCTGAATTTTCAATTATATCTCCTCCAAGTTTTGTTATTGAACCAATTTCTTCAGTGTCTCAGATCATTGAAGGTGCAAAAATGGCTCTCTACAAATTTGAAAAATTCAAGACCGAAAAAATAGAAACTTCACCAAATCTCACCATCATTGTTTCAAAATCAAATAAAATTTCAAAAGCTATCAAAACAGCTGAAATTGTTGCAGATGGAGTAATATTTACAAAAAATATTGCCAATTTGCCTCCAAACGAATGTACCCCTACTACATTAGCTAACTTTGCAAAAAGTATGTCAAAGAAAAATAAAATGAAATGTAATATTATTTCAGAGCCTGAATTAAAGAAGAGAGGATTTGGAGGAATATCAGCAGTAGGTCAAGGAAGTAGTAATCACCCAAAATTGATTATTCTTGAACATAATGGTGGTAGAAAAAATGACAAACCAACTGTTCTTGTAGGAAAAGCAGTAACATTTGACACAGGTGGCATTTCATTAAAACCTGGTGCAGCCATGGATGAAATGAAATTTGACAAATGTGGAGGTTGTACAGTTCTAGGTATAATGAAATCAATTTCTGAACTAAAGTTACCAATCAATGTTGTAGGGATTGTTCCTTCAGTTGAAAATATGCCAGGTGGAGAATCATATAGACCTGGAGATATCATAAAACTATACAGTGGAAAAACTGCTGAAATTCTAAATACAGATGCAGAAGGTAGATTGATTTTAGCTGATGCTTTATCATATGGAGAAAAACATTATTCTCCAAAGGCAATTATTGATTTTGCCACTCTTACAGGTGCATGTATTGTAGCACTTGGAACCAATGTAGCAGCAATTATATCAAATGATGAAAAACTAACAAAGAAAATCAACGATTCTTCTAAAAGAACAACTGAAGAAGTTTGGGAGCTACCATTGAATCAAGACTATATGGATATGATAAAATCAGATGTTGCAGATATGAAAAATGTAGGTATTGGAAGAGCAGCTGGAACAATTACTGCTGCTGCATTTTTAAAAAATGCAATTGAAAAAACACCTTGGACACATATCGATATAGCAGGAGTTGCATGGACGCAGGGAGCTACAAAAGAAAAATCATACAATCCAAAAGGTGCTACAGGCTTTGGTGTAAGATTAATTTTAGATTATTTACAAAATTTGTAG
- a CDS encoding YkgJ family cysteine cluster protein, translating into MTLIVDSHDSSHNKTGEFPCVSCHTDCCKEYVIFVNAHDVYRLSKGLQMAPEKFLEIYGAKDYSLGINLEEGLIDLALKQKNGGCQFLEETKDVFRCTVNDFKPGVCKSYPFAMKNGKLIQMDKIMCPVDWDLAEFEKMMVTHLKKDEFEWKFYDELVKEWNAKHGEKKSLSEFLKFMLDKVESSLFS; encoded by the coding sequence ATGACATTAATTGTAGATAGTCATGATTCTAGTCATAATAAAACTGGAGAATTCCCTTGTGTTTCATGTCATACTGATTGTTGTAAAGAATATGTGATATTTGTAAATGCTCATGATGTTTACAGATTGTCTAAAGGATTACAAATGGCTCCTGAAAAATTCTTAGAAATTTATGGTGCAAAAGATTATTCTCTTGGAATAAATCTGGAAGAAGGTTTGATTGATCTTGCCTTGAAACAAAAAAATGGTGGATGTCAATTCCTTGAAGAAACCAAAGATGTTTTTAGATGCACAGTTAATGATTTCAAGCCTGGAGTGTGCAAATCATATCCTTTTGCAATGAAAAATGGAAAATTAATTCAGATGGATAAGATAATGTGTCCCGTAGATTGGGATCTTGCCGAATTTGAGAAAATGATGGTAACTCATCTTAAAAAAGATGAATTTGAGTGGAAGTTCTATGATGAACTTGTTAAGGAATGGAATGCAAAACATGGGGAAAAAAAGTCTCTGTCTGAGTTTTTGAAATTTATGTTGGATAAAGTAGAATCTTCTTTATTCTCTTGA
- a CDS encoding ribulose-phosphate 3-epimerase produces the protein MGLNYYQIKKNILRARKLVIKGTNIAGSGHPGGSFSMAEILGCLFNKYLKFDPKNPQWEDRDRLVLSKGHAAPGLFSNMAVAGYFPESEIETLRKFGSKLQGHPDLKCPGVEFCGGSLGTGLSYSVGIALAAKIDSKDHHVYTIIGDGESDEGQVWEAAMTASKYKVDNLTAFLDRNFIQQDSYTEKIMPLDEKLEGDNLSEMWKDASRWKTGDKWRSFGWNVIEIDGHRVEQIDAAIAKANATKGVPTMIISRTIKGKSVEHMEDNPQWHGKAPDNDVVPIINLELDSQFMISPSIIAGDMTNLENEVKRCVTGRADYIHLDVMDGQFVPTKTFDHTKIKELRPLTVIPFDTHLMINEPVKYVKDYIDAGSDIITVHAEVTDESSFGEIHDLLKQNQVGVGFSINPDTELPEWSYKFLASLDQLIVMSVVPGKSGQKYIEETHTKMTRLNSILKEHDFTGYIEADGGVNLENIGSVFTDGARAFVGGGAIIGQQDVRAAIRDFRTEVLKSRRRSLLDKANELGGSELVNKWIGLHVVGEKQEQLKKIAQEAGYL, from the coding sequence ATGGGGCTTAACTATTACCAAATTAAGAAAAATATTCTTCGAGCTCGTAAATTGGTAATTAAAGGAACCAATATTGCAGGATCTGGCCATCCTGGAGGTTCATTTTCAATGGCAGAAATTTTGGGATGTTTATTCAACAAATATCTAAAATTTGATCCTAAAAATCCACAATGGGAAGATCGAGATAGATTAGTTTTGTCAAAAGGTCATGCAGCTCCTGGATTATTTTCAAACATGGCTGTTGCAGGATATTTTCCAGAATCTGAAATTGAAACACTAAGAAAATTTGGAAGTAAATTACAAGGTCATCCTGACCTCAAGTGTCCTGGTGTAGAATTTTGTGGAGGCTCTTTGGGTACTGGGTTATCGTACTCCGTTGGAATTGCACTAGCTGCAAAAATTGATTCCAAAGATCATCATGTCTATACAATTATTGGAGATGGAGAGTCTGATGAAGGACAAGTTTGGGAGGCTGCAATGACTGCTTCAAAATACAAAGTAGATAATCTAACTGCATTTTTAGATAGAAATTTCATTCAACAGGATTCATACACTGAAAAAATAATGCCTCTTGATGAAAAATTAGAAGGTGACAATCTATCTGAAATGTGGAAGGATGCATCTCGTTGGAAAACAGGTGACAAATGGAGATCTTTTGGATGGAATGTTATTGAAATCGATGGACACAGGGTTGAACAAATTGATGCAGCTATTGCAAAAGCAAATGCAACAAAAGGAGTACCCACTATGATAATTTCAAGAACAATTAAAGGAAAATCTGTAGAACACATGGAAGATAATCCCCAATGGCATGGAAAAGCTCCTGATAATGATGTTGTTCCAATAATTAATCTTGAATTAGATTCACAATTCATGATATCCCCATCTATCATTGCTGGTGATATGACAAATTTAGAAAATGAAGTTAAGCGATGTGTAACTGGTAGAGCTGATTACATTCATCTTGATGTTATGGATGGACAATTTGTTCCCACAAAAACTTTTGATCATACCAAAATTAAAGAACTTAGACCCCTAACCGTAATTCCATTTGATACTCATTTGATGATTAATGAACCTGTAAAATATGTCAAAGACTACATTGATGCTGGTAGTGATATAATTACAGTTCATGCTGAAGTAACTGATGAATCCAGTTTTGGTGAAATCCATGATTTGTTAAAACAAAATCAAGTCGGTGTTGGATTTTCAATAAATCCTGACACTGAATTACCTGAATGGTCTTACAAATTTTTAGCATCTCTTGATCAATTAATTGTAATGTCTGTAGTACCGGGAAAATCTGGTCAAAAATACATTGAAGAAACTCATACAAAAATGACCAGGTTGAATTCTATTCTAAAAGAACATGATTTTACAGGTTATATTGAGGCTGACGGAGGAGTAAATCTTGAAAATATTGGATCTGTGTTTACTGATGGTGCACGTGCTTTTGTTGGAGGTGGTGCAATTATTGGACAACAAGATGTTAGAGCAGCAATTAGAGATTTTAGAACTGAGGTTTTAAAATCTCGAAGACGAAGTCTACTTGATAAAGCAAATGAATTGGGTGGATCTGAATTAGTAAACAAATGGATTGGTTTGCATGTAGTTGGAGAAAAACAAGAACAACTTAAAAAAATTGCACAGGAGGCAGGATACCTTTGA
- a CDS encoding transketolase family protein: MNDPVMTDMRSEYSKSLIQVGKDDPNVVVLGADTTDSLKTSGFGKEFPNRFFNVGIAEANLVTVSAGLAVSGKISFASTYAIFLPGRAVDQIRNNIAYPSPPGKKGLNVKLVTSHGGLSVGPDGGSHQTIEDIAIMRVIPNFRVFIPADTVAVSKLTHLMAREYGPFYMRMARSKTPLVHSESQEFQIGKGITLRDGSDCTIAACGITVRMALEAAESLQQEGISCRVLDMFSIKPIDDEILEKAARETGCIVTTEEHNIVGGMGSAVAESVSESYPVPIKRIGAQDMFGESARDNEVPLLLEKHGITSFNMAKQVKEIRSKKL; this comes from the coding sequence TTGAATGATCCTGTGATGACTGACATGCGTTCAGAATATTCTAAATCATTAATTCAAGTGGGAAAAGATGATCCAAATGTTGTTGTTTTGGGTGCAGATACAACTGACTCTCTAAAAACTTCTGGATTTGGAAAAGAATTTCCTAATAGATTTTTTAATGTGGGAATTGCTGAAGCTAATCTTGTAACTGTTTCAGCAGGATTGGCAGTATCTGGAAAAATTTCATTTGCCAGTACTTATGCGATATTTTTACCTGGACGAGCAGTTGATCAAATTCGAAATAATATTGCTTATCCTTCACCTCCAGGAAAAAAAGGCCTTAATGTAAAACTGGTAACATCTCATGGTGGTCTATCTGTAGGACCTGATGGAGGTTCCCATCAAACTATAGAAGATATTGCAATAATGAGAGTAATTCCAAATTTTCGAGTTTTCATTCCTGCTGACACTGTTGCAGTTTCAAAATTAACTCACTTAATGGCAAGAGAATATGGCCCATTTTACATGAGAATGGCAAGATCTAAAACACCTCTTGTACATTCAGAGTCTCAAGAATTTCAAATTGGAAAAGGAATTACATTGCGAGATGGATCAGATTGCACCATTGCTGCATGTGGCATTACTGTAAGAATGGCTTTGGAAGCTGCTGAATCGTTACAACAAGAAGGAATTTCTTGTAGAGTGTTAGACATGTTCTCGATTAAACCCATTGATGATGAAATTTTAGAAAAAGCTGCAAGAGAGACTGGATGCATTGTAACTACTGAAGAACATAATATTGTAGGTGGAATGGGCTCAGCAGTAGCAGAATCTGTTTCTGAATCTTACCCTGTACCAATTAAGAGAATTGGAGCCCAAGATATGTTTGGAGAATCTGCTCGTGATAATGAAGTTCCACTACTCTTGGAAAAACATGGAATAACATCTTTTAATATGGCAAAACAAGTCAAAGAAATTAGGAGTAAAAAATTATGA
- the fsa gene encoding fructose-6-phosphate aldolase, whose protein sequence is MKIFLDTANLESIRKFNDMGLLDGITTNPSLMSKEGGNPKDAMEEITKIIKGDVSLEVVSTEYSGMMEEGKRLRQYGENVVVKVPMTPDGLKACKSLSSEGIPVNVTLIFSANQALLAAKSGAKYVSPFIGRLDDVGQDGMQLIQEIKEIFSNYDFGTQILVASVRHPLHVVDAAKIGADVVTLPPGVLDKMMLHPLTKIGLENFLADWDKLKSGNPDIKI, encoded by the coding sequence ATGAAAATTTTTCTAGATACTGCTAATCTTGAATCAATTAGAAAATTTAACGATATGGGATTGCTTGATGGAATTACAACCAATCCCTCATTGATGTCAAAAGAAGGAGGAAATCCTAAAGATGCAATGGAGGAAATTACAAAAATTATCAAAGGCGATGTAAGTTTAGAAGTTGTTAGTACTGAATATTCTGGAATGATGGAAGAAGGTAAACGTCTTCGTCAATATGGAGAAAATGTTGTTGTAAAAGTTCCCATGACTCCAGATGGTCTTAAAGCATGTAAATCACTTTCTTCTGAAGGTATTCCAGTAAATGTTACATTGATCTTTTCTGCAAATCAAGCTTTACTTGCAGCAAAATCTGGTGCAAAATATGTTAGTCCATTTATTGGAAGATTGGATGATGTTGGCCAAGATGGAATGCAATTAATTCAAGAAATTAAAGAAATCTTTTCTAATTATGATTTTGGAACTCAAATTTTGGTTGCTAGTGTACGTCATCCATTACATGTAGTTGATGCAGCAAAAATTGGAGCTGATGTTGTAACTTTACCTCCTGGGGTACTTGATAAGATGATGTTACATCCTTTGACAAAAATTGGTTTGGAAAACTTTCTAGCTGATTGGGACAAGCTAAAATCTGGAAATCCTGACATCAAAATTTAG
- a CDS encoding magnesium transporter CorA family protein, protein MRKGFITNRLRSNRKSVEIPIENKMETIQGEKFVWIDLQNPDRNEVEKLAEKYNFNALNIEDCMTKFELPKLDSYDDHFFVILHFPPLAQKIGISKNSQLSIFVGKDFLVTVHQGDLKPLVELVDICKSDADQQRKNRLLGKSSGLLLHEILDVLVDDLLHTSRKIIANLDEIEDRVFDETKPVARSIALLRREINRLRRIANPLKKFVLEIAKNVKRFSGSEDDELTLFYDDVIDHIDKVIETLEESRETMEIYKDTDFVLSTEKTNKVLAVLTIIFTLAIPSTVIGTFYGMNVDLPGGIGSNSMILGPFTTFIIVIIASAIPAIMMFTYFKKLGWISS, encoded by the coding sequence ATGAGAAAAGGATTCATCACAAATAGACTACGTTCTAACAGAAAATCAGTAGAGATTCCTATTGAAAATAAGATGGAAACTATTCAAGGAGAGAAATTTGTGTGGATTGATTTGCAAAATCCAGATAGGAATGAAGTTGAAAAATTGGCTGAAAAATACAATTTCAATGCATTAAACATTGAAGATTGTATGACTAAATTTGAGCTTCCAAAATTAGATAGTTATGATGACCACTTCTTTGTAATTCTTCATTTTCCTCCACTAGCTCAAAAAATAGGGATTTCAAAAAATAGTCAATTATCAATATTTGTAGGAAAAGATTTTCTAGTTACGGTACATCAAGGAGATCTTAAGCCACTGGTAGAATTGGTTGATATTTGCAAATCAGATGCAGATCAACAAAGAAAAAACAGATTATTAGGAAAATCATCAGGATTGCTACTACACGAAATCTTAGATGTTTTAGTAGATGATCTTTTACATACATCAAGAAAAATTATTGCAAATCTAGATGAAATTGAAGACAGAGTCTTTGATGAAACAAAACCAGTTGCAAGAAGTATTGCATTGCTTAGAAGAGAAATTAATAGATTAAGAAGAATCGCAAATCCATTAAAGAAATTTGTCTTGGAAATAGCAAAAAATGTAAAACGATTTTCAGGTAGTGAAGATGATGAACTTACATTATTCTATGATGACGTAATAGACCACATTGACAAAGTAATTGAAACATTGGAAGAGTCAAGGGAAACCATGGAAATTTACAAAGATACAGATTTTGTGTTAAGTACTGAAAAAACAAACAAAGTCCTTGCAGTATTGACAATAATATTCACACTAGCAATACCATCTACAGTAATTGGTACATTCTATGGAATGAATGTTGATTTACCGGGAGGAATTGGAAGTAATTCAATGATTTTAGGACCATTTACTACATTCATTATTGTGATCATTGCATCAGCAATACCTGCAATCATGATGTTTACATATTTCAAAAAATTAGGCTGGATCAGTAGTTAA
- a CDS encoding SAM-dependent methyltransferase, producing MKIEEYLETLPNNLLSGEDVQLPEKSFREIFKFTELGKDDIFYHLGCGDEKGISIAINEFDVKNAIGIDNNSEKIENAKKVLEKNNSKGKLICQNIEESDISDASVILFWFTDENVINKMVEKFETLKPETKIITIWGPLPDCLPDKVDFPYIINKVPFKKAQNMQEQLLAIFGVKCVDFVTAWEFAERYTKSIGSPEIKNDRFLTIIQTLMIWINAKKLGVVCGDEIPESIKTYISIMKMHFDIDFEYLLKE from the coding sequence ATGAAAATCGAAGAATATTTGGAAACTTTGCCAAATAATTTACTAAGCGGCGAAGACGTTCAGTTACCTGAAAAATCATTTAGAGAAATTTTCAAATTTACAGAATTAGGTAAAGACGATATTTTTTATCATTTAGGGTGTGGTGATGAAAAGGGAATTTCAATAGCTATTAACGAATTTGATGTAAAAAATGCAATTGGAATTGATAACAATTCAGAAAAAATAGAAAATGCAAAGAAAGTTCTGGAAAAAAATAATTCTAAAGGTAAATTAATTTGCCAAAATATAGAAGAATCAGATATTTCAGATGCTTCAGTAATTTTGTTCTGGTTTACAGATGAAAATGTAATCAATAAGATGGTAGAAAAGTTTGAAACTCTAAAACCTGAAACCAAAATAATTACAATTTGGGGACCTCTCCCAGATTGTCTTCCAGACAAAGTTGATTTTCCATATATTATCAACAAAGTTCCCTTCAAAAAGGCACAAAATATGCAAGAACAGTTATTGGCAATTTTTGGTGTGAAATGTGTAGATTTTGTTACAGCGTGGGAATTTGCAGAAAGGTATACCAAATCTATTGGATCTCCTGAAATCAAAAATGATCGATTTTTGACAATTATACAAACTTTGATGATTTGGATTAATGCAAAAAAATTAGGAGTTGTGTGTGGAGATGAAATTCCTGAATCGATTAAAACTTACATTAGCATCATGAAGATGCATTTTGACATTGATTTTGAATATCTATTAAAAGAATAA
- a CDS encoding UPF0147 family protein, which yields MADDTQNKESMKEAIETLEQITASNSTPKTIKKSITDLIADLNNPEYSLSVRAANTISLLDDVTQDPNMPSYVRTQLWQAVSKLESIRE from the coding sequence ATGGCTGACGATACTCAAAATAAAGAATCAATGAAAGAAGCAATTGAAACACTAGAACAAATTACAGCAAGTAATTCAACACCTAAAACAATTAAAAAATCAATCACAGATTTAATTGCTGATCTTAATAATCCTGAATATTCATTATCAGTTAGAGCTGCCAACACCATTAGTTTGCTAGATGATGTAACACAAGATCCAAACATGCCATCTTACGTTAGGACACAATTATGGCAAGCAGTTTCAAAACTAGAAAGCATAAGAGAATAA
- a CDS encoding Rieske (2Fe-2S) protein, translated as MGKIIAGKTSEIPPGKMIKVSIDGRDILVANIDGEYSATDDSCTHSGSSLSEGTLDGCTITCGWHKAEFDCKTGKLVKFPAKIRDLTSYNVVVESDNVFVEM; from the coding sequence ATGGGAAAAATTATAGCTGGAAAAACATCAGAAATTCCACCTGGAAAAATGATTAAGGTGTCAATTGATGGGAGAGATATTTTAGTTGCAAATATTGATGGCGAATATTCTGCTACAGATGACTCTTGTACTCATTCAGGTTCCAGTTTATCAGAAGGAACGCTAGACGGGTGTACAATTACTTGTGGATGGCACAAAGCAGAATTTGATTGTAAGACTGGGAAATTAGTTAAATTCCCAGCAAAAATTCGAGATTTAACGTCATACAATGTTGTAGTTGAATCAGACAATGTCTTTGTAGAGATGTAA